The following coding sequences lie in one Rhinolophus ferrumequinum isolate MPI-CBG mRhiFer1 chromosome 16, mRhiFer1_v1.p, whole genome shotgun sequence genomic window:
- the OPALIN gene encoding opalin isoform X1 produces MSVSLNLTLPANTTSSPVVTGGKEVDCGPSLGLAAGIPSLVATALLVALLFTLIHRRRSSTESTEESERPCEITEIDDNPKIAEIPRRVPTHGTIRMGEEQAHIYVKTVAGSEEPMHATYHPPVEMERRRGLWWLMPRLSLE; encoded by the exons ATG AGTGTTTCACTGAACTTAACGCTGCCTGCCAACACG ACTTCCTCCCCAGTTGTTACAGGTGGGAAAGAAGTT GACTGTGGGCCCTCTCTGGGACTGGCCGCAGGCATCCCGTCCCTGGTGGCCACAGCTCTACTGGTGGCTTTACTCTTTACTCTGATTCACCGAAGAAGAAGCAGCACTGAGTCCACCGAG GAAAGTGAGAGGCCATGTGAAATTACAGAAATTGATGACAATCCCAAGATAGCTGAG ATTCCTAGGAGGGTACCTACCCATGGGACGATTCGGATGGGAGAAGAACAAGCTCACATATACGTGAAGACTGTAGCAGGAAGCGAGGAGCCCATGCACGCCACTTACCACCCTCctgtggaaatggagagaaggagaggactGTGGTGGCTTATGCCCAGACTGAGCCTGGAATGA
- the OPALIN gene encoding opalin isoform X2, translating to MTSSPVVTGGKEVDCGPSLGLAAGIPSLVATALLVALLFTLIHRRRSSTESTEESERPCEITEIDDNPKIAEIPRRVPTHGTIRMGEEQAHIYVKTVAGSEEPMHATYHPPVEMERRRGLWWLMPRLSLE from the exons ATG ACTTCCTCCCCAGTTGTTACAGGTGGGAAAGAAGTT GACTGTGGGCCCTCTCTGGGACTGGCCGCAGGCATCCCGTCCCTGGTGGCCACAGCTCTACTGGTGGCTTTACTCTTTACTCTGATTCACCGAAGAAGAAGCAGCACTGAGTCCACCGAG GAAAGTGAGAGGCCATGTGAAATTACAGAAATTGATGACAATCCCAAGATAGCTGAG ATTCCTAGGAGGGTACCTACCCATGGGACGATTCGGATGGGAGAAGAACAAGCTCACATATACGTGAAGACTGTAGCAGGAAGCGAGGAGCCCATGCACGCCACTTACCACCCTCctgtggaaatggagagaaggagaggactGTGGTGGCTTATGCCCAGACTGAGCCTGGAATGA